ATAGTCCTGGCAGAGTCATCTTGTTTGGTCCAGACTTTTTCTTTTGGCTTTGCAGGTACATTACCTTTGGATGGTGCATTGCCTTTAGATGGTGCAGCTCCTGGCTTTTTTGCACCTGTGAATATGGAAATAGCATCAATAATCAATCTTTCTAACATATTTTTATCACCTATCCACTTGTAAGCTTAATTTGTATTCAGAATTATCATATTTGGGTGGTTGATTATCAATTTTGATCATATTAAATTGTACAAATAAAGATACAGCTAGGTGTAAGTAACTAAGTTTTGTTTTATCAGAAATGCtaaaatttggatttttaaaCTCAAgttaaaataacatgaaaatgaacactgtttacatacatgtatttatgagaacataaaaattataaatttccctaATAAGACAGGAACACAGACTTCTTATAATGGAGTCAAAGAGTCTTATCTTGAATCTTTCATGTTAAAATTCTTAATGTCTTAAACTACTCTTTGTAACAGAAAATACCTGTTTAGCAAccaatttaaactaaaaaaaaaaaaaactcaaacatacagtacatatttttgtacaatgtatttttatggccccgcaacgaagttgttgGTGCCATATACTTTTACCCTTGTCCAAAATTCCGATAttcaaaccattatacggagctTTTTTCTAAAagccttcagatattgggatgatttttggtatgtgagttattaaaccatgatgagttacagatcaagtttaagtttcattcCGCTCCACTCATTTTTGCCGAAAtaacgggctttggactttgagaatttgttgaaaatcgttgaaaatcacagttatacagtcttttctaaacgccttcagatattgcgctgatttttggtatgtgggttaaccatgatgagttacaggtaAAGTTAAAGTTTAGTTCTGCTCCattaatttttgctgaaattaagggctttggactttgataaattattgaaaatcacagttatacagaaaaaaaaattctatacgcctccagatatTGAGCTGATGTTTGATacgtgagactaccatcatgtttgtgtccacatgtgtttatattgaaattgcagatttttcaactttttgggacggggccatacctgtcgctttgacacatctagttctCATTATGCATGCAGATTCACTAATTTAAcattaatacttttaaaacaagGAATAATTTGAATCTGGAATCTGGAATAAGTTTGATTCTGGAAAGTTGATAGAAATATATGATGAAAACTAATCAAACTAAATAGGGTTAGCATTAATTGTACCCATGGCTAAGGGGGTTAGTTAGTTAATACATAAATTTATACCAGTGAAAATAAAGTTAACATGCATGTATGGCTAACCATATTTAGTTGGGTTAGTTCTcatcatatattttttatctactttccaaaattcaaatttataacaGTTTCTCATAATTACTTTTTTGAAGATTATTTTCCgatacaaaattataaagatTGAATGCTCAGATGATGATTTCTTTCCAAACATGTCTGAAAATCTGAATTTACACCTTGAATTAACCtgtgtacatgtaataaaattgagaatggaaatggggaatgtgtcaaagagacaacaacccgaccaaataaaaaacaacagcagagggtcaccaacaggtcctcaatgtagcgagaaattcccgcacccggaggcgtccctcagctggcccctaaacaaatatacaccCATGCATGAAGTATGAACTGTTACCTGCTGCACAGAATGCTCTTTTTTGGATACATGTACATAGATGAGATTTATACCCCCACCCCTATATAATGAAGTCACAAATGGGACTTTTTGGTATTGGAAGCCATTTTAGTTATGTAATTCAGCAGGGGAAaagaatatgtaaaaaaaaattaagttgccAAAATGCATAATTTTATAAGCATCTAATGATGATTATAGCCTCATCAGGTTCTGTCCTTCACAGACTTTATTCAGAGGCAGAATAATGGATTACAAGTTGAGCCCTCTTGAGATCAAGTACATGTATCCAGAGGACAAAAGTTATTTGATCATTTATAATAATTCTAACAGTATTAACTTTCTTTAAAAGCTTTGTCTGGGTCCAAGTTGACTTTATTACTGAATCACAGACAACTTGGTCTGAGATTTCTCTGGATAGAATACAAAAGAGTTATTTTGATTCGGTTCACATATATAACAATACAGGGGGTCTCATTGGGatgttctgatcccggatcctgcttactgttttgtcagattcctgtatccagCTAACACTATatatgtaagcaattctcatttttttgtaatttcccatgtgccgctagacttcatttcctgttttcaaggcacaataatttgactttcatgtgtcacgcttacaaaaaaatcggcaatcctgcatcacgcttagaccccaatgagacccaaaATATACAATCATAAGCTCTAACTCTAAGCTTATGTCATGAGCTTTTAACCGCGCTTTTTACTGAGTTGTCGCCGAGGCTGAGTTGTTTCATATTCACTTGGAGTACTGATAGGATTTTTTTGCATAGCTAGAATTAGGgttatattgaaaacaatatcATTACAAATATTAATACTGTACCTGTTGCAGGTGCACCTGGGACTTTCTTTCCAGGTGTAACTTTTGCAGGAATCCCTTTTGCAGGTGTCGATTTCACTGGTGCTTTTGCAGGGGCTTTCGTTACTGGTGGTTTCTTGGGAGGCATGCTTATAATTACGACTACAATGAAATTAATCACTAACAATTGTAAAAGCGAAGTTTAGCGAAGAAGTTCATCCGCCATGTTGTAAACAAAGCTATCCCGCACTTAGTAATCTCAATATTTGAAAATCGATTGGATAAAATAATTTTTGATGTtgaaaaaaacttaaacaaataCGGAAGGGAAACGCCACTCCGTAATAGAGGGGAGTACAAGTAGCTGGTGGTAAGATGACAACACATATCACAGAACGATTGAATCAAATACACAAACTTTGTGAGAAGGCATTGATATCAAATGGTAAATAGTTAGTGTTAGGACAAGTAATTGTTTAAAATCGAAaacgttttttttatgtttgtgatACATCTAAACCCCAATCTGTCAGCTTTCCCTTTAGTATGAAAGTCCCTTTCTTCGTGTTCTTTTTGTGTAACATAACCTTAATAAGGTGAGGAACAATTCCTCtaatgaataaaaatattgaatcaaaAATTTTCTGAGATATGACTGTTTGTCATATGTAACCGGAAAGCATGTATCTACTCTACTACAAATTTATATCGTCATCACTGGGATTCGAACCCTGGTCGCCTGCGTGACAGTCAGTGCGTTTACCCACTGAGCCAAAGAATCGATTCTCTAGCTCAGTTAATTTAGACTGGCTTTATATGTTCTACCTGTACTAAGGGGAAGCAACCCCACTACACTATTCCCCCACCTCAAGAgtcatcatatctttatatatgaCTCTTAATAACACAAACCCTGGCTATACTCCAGATAACCATTGTGGATTTTTTAGTTGGGTGCCAAATGTAACCAGAGAGCATGTATCTACTCTACTACAAATTTATGTCGTCATCACTGGGATTCGAAACCCCGGTCGCCTGTGTGACATTAAGTGCGTTAACCCACTGAGCCAAAGAATCGATTCCCTAGCTCAGTTGATTAAGACTGGCTTTATATGTTCTACCTATACTAAGGGAAAGCAACCCCGCTACAGTCATATAAAAGCACATATTTATTATGGCATTGGCTAATTTGGAGGCTCCGGCTAAATAGcgatttttataatgttttgctATTTTGCTGGTCTTAATCTAGTCCAAATAAATGtatatgacatcttgaaaggctttACATTTTTTCTTCGACCCCTTACATCGTCCTAGGAAGGTGTCAGAGCAGAAATTTAAAAAAGCATTCCAAGACgacataattatttggactagtcaaAATCAAAACTAAAAAGGAAGTATATACATTAAGAAtggaaaataaagaaacatacaCTTAAATATACCATGTACAGAGAAATATGTTCTctgaaacatttttacaaaacatGCATATTAGTAATTACAATTGATATTCTTTAAGTCTCTTaaatatgtcttcttttttttttagataaaaaagcataaacattgataaatattaaaattgatattctTTACTTTATTAGGAAGTCTTTTAAAAAACAGATATAATTCACTTGAAGCAATTATGCATACATCCTATAAAAAATCTACATTCTAATAAAaacctttaataaaaatattccattattttttaaaataaaaagtaacattCAACAAGCTCAAAATGCTTTACAAATGTTACAAAACCATGCTTTGATTTTGGTGCATTCTTAGACTGGCTGTGACAAAAAATGGATGTCACACCATCCCAGATCAAATTACATTAGAATATATGTAACTAGtcattatctcccttgtcacacTATCCCAGAACAAATTACATTATAATATATGTAACTAGtcattatctcccttgtcacaataTCCCTGATCAAGTAACATTAGAATAGATGTAACAAGtcattatctcccttgtcacacTATCCCAGATCAAATTACATTAGAATAGATGTAACTAGtcattatctcccttgtcacacTATACCAGATCAAATTACATTAGAATAGATGTAACTATtcattatctcccttgtcacacTATCCCAGATCATATTACATTAGAATAGATGTAGCAAGtcattatctcccttgtcacatTATCCCAAATCAAATTACATAAGAATAGAAGTAATATGTTGTCTCCCTTGTCACAATATTCCCGATGAAATTACATTAGAATATATGTAACCAGTTATTATCTCCCTTGTTAAGTTGTTTATACTCCATCTTTATTTACACCTAGAATAATCAACTCTCATGACTTGTATGGTAAATCAGTTCTTATAATTTATCAATTGTCTACAATGATGAATTTTAattctttataaatataattttgcaGATGATAATGTGTTGAAGCAATTGAAGGACAAATGTACCTGTTCCATTGATGTTTGTAAAAAAACACCAAGTGAAGAGAGTTTGATTGAGCTTCTGAAACAATATGCTCAGGTAAAACTAGAACTCGTAGAAAACTagaagatattttaaattttaatgtagGTAGTTGCTAAAATATATATAGAGATCATAACTGAacttatatatatgtatgcaCATTGATTTGATACAGTTTCTAGAATCTAGACATAATTGTTTGATATGGTTCAGGACTAAATAGTTACTTTCAAGCACGGATGTGCAATTAAGGTATTACAAATTAAACATATATCTATTTATCCTGAACACAAGAGTACTATGAGATCATCTTTACTGGAGGGATGGCTGGTTGTTGTACAAAGTTATGGAATTAAACAATTTAGACCTACTTTGTCTCTATTCAAAATAGCTGAAATATCTGGACATTCTCAGAATTGCAATGCAAGTCATaatgaatcatatttttttttatgagttcTTTAAGATAGTAAACTATGATAAAGTGAATTCGATAATAAAATAGATGATAGTGATGGGAGCTGCCATGATTGACTCTGCTGCATGAAGAGTTTTTCCACTAACCATAGCTAATCCTTATGGAAGGAagacattttatttatacacATCTTTATATTAGTGATATTGAGTGCACTGAAAAGTGGGTAGGAAATGTTAAATGACATAAAGAAGATAATACTTTGGTACTAATGCTGAAATAGTAAAGTCAAGTGGTAAAACAGTATTTTTGAATGTGTACAGGTTAATTTTATAGGAACAGATCACAATCAAAGAATGTCCTTTTAACATAACGTCATGTGTGCTCTTAGTTTCTGATGATAATTTACCATGAGTagtgtgatatgaaaaattaacacaaaaaagatcaaagtaAAAGTACACAAAGTAGCATAActtaaaatgttaacaaaaaggATCGAACAAAAGAAATTCTGTATTATGTTATTGAAAAAGTTACAATTTTCCTGTCCGCTGTCTAAAGTCTGCATGAAGTgtacaattaaaataaaagaaaaattactaACAAAACTATGATCTTTATAACAATAAACCAATGGTTGTGGTAATGATATGTTATTCATTGCAGATAGTTCTAGATTATACTTACGTTGATGAAACCAAACTTGTAGAAGAACTATTTCCACAAGACACTTGTAAAGAAAGGATACACACCATATTTGGTAATAAGATTTCTTTTAAGATGCCATTGCTTTAATAATTGACTCTTATTATCTTGACAAACATTTAAGTCCAAAGTGGAACAGTGTTTGGACCCACGACTGTAATAAGTATACATATTTACTCCTTATATCTCTATTTTCACTTGATTCAAGTTAATTTCTGTGGTCCCAAGCAGATTGATATAATGAGAGTCTACTGTATATCAAAAGTTCATTTAAAGGGAACCCACTAGTGAAAGGTCAATTACATGTGTTATGAAGTTGTATGAGCATTAGTATATCTAATTCTAATACAATTTTTAtgtaccaattttttttattggctaaaagttgccgtcaaatccacagttgaccaggcatAACTAAGGAGgaacccgccattttgaattgattgaatcaacaaatgttctaATACTGCTATATAgttgtaaataaaacaacacctaccttgAATTCGCCATTTTAATGTAATGTTATTGGAATTTGAatcgtacaggtaacgtaataacctcaAGTATGTAAGTTTTCaattgtatgacgtcacgtttatcaatgacgtctttgcgccaaaatcatttataaagtttcatggatttttttttatttgtcgaaatttagacattttatcaagtttaatcatattatttctttttgtaaacaatGTATGATTCCGTCCTTTGAAAAGACTGTAATGATTCTTGATTAACATCagtgctttatatatatatgaaattatgCAATGTAGGATACATAGTATTGACTAGTTCAGAATGGAATTTCTAAACTTCAAATAATcttttataatataattgttttatatgtttttagtTTGGATAGATACAATAGAAGAACTTGTAAAGAAATGTCTCCCAGAAACATCAGTAAGTGTTAAAAAATAGATCAGTACAACTAGGGTAACTGAACTACTGATATCTGTAAATATTATAATTCATTACAAACAAAAACctatttattgacattttttaatgttaataaaatgaccctattattattttacattatcaaaagggaaatttctgtaaaattaacatatatatttttttcaagaaaaatctatgtagtagaaattatatatttgacaaatttaacacaagtttaagaagttttgttgttgattttatgtgctttctacaCAAATGTTCAACTATGTTAAAAGAATTAAATGAGTTATATTTCAGATGATAACAGAAAtctatgcattatttttttcaagtttcaaTTATAGTTCAAGGAACCAAAAGTTGTATGccaaattttagaaatatctGTGACATAGCCATGCCCATTTACTGTGACTTGACCTCAAAATGTGCACAAGATTAACACTTTTAGTTTGTTTTCCTATACATCGTTGTGACGTTGTCACAAGATTAACACTTTTAGTTTGTTTTCCTATACATCGTTGTGACGTTGTCACAAGATTAACACTTTTAGTTTGTTTTCCTATACATCGTTGTGACGTTGTCACAAGATTAACACTTTTAGTTTGTTTTCCTATACATCGGTGTGACGTTGTCACAAGATTAACACTTTTAGTTTGTTTTCCTATACATCGTTGTGACGTTGTCACAAGATTAACACTTTTAGTTTGTTTTCCTATACATCGTTGTGACGTTGTCACAAGATTAACACTTTTAGTTTGTTTTCCTATACATCGTTGTGACGTTGTCACAAGATTAACACTTTTAGTTTGTTTTCCTATACATCGGTGTGACGTTGTCACAAGATTAACACTTTTAGTTTGTTTTCCTATACATCGGTGTGACGTTGTCACAAGATTAACACTTTTAGTTTGTTTTCCTATACATCGGTGTGACGTTGTCACAAGATTAACACTTTTAGTTTGTTTTCCTATACATCGTTGTGACGTTGTCACAAGATTAACACTTTTAGTTTGTTTTCCTATACATTGTTGTGACGTTGTCATGAATGTGCATTGGTTTTAGCCAATCAAATgtacagaatttttttaaatatgttaggTATTTATAATGAAGTTTTAATTTATCTCTTAATAATTGTTTAAACATGAAAACTAATTGTCATATATGAAACCCTGAAAATATTTAAGTTAGTTTAAAACTTTCTATTTATAGATGGTAGACTGTTTGGGACATGAACTAGTGGAATGTATCAATTGGAGGAAGGGTGCTTTGTTGTATATGTTATGCAGTACAATTAATGGTGATAGTAACAGAGAAGACCAAATAAATGATGAATTTTATatggtaaaaatatatttttgtgatgttattaTTTTTGGTATTAAAGGATAAGTGTAGAgttgattagattttttttaaatccaaatgTATTTCAAGTATGTCTTCAAATGCACACAATCTTTTCATCATCAGTAATGAATAATATTACTTTCAAATCAATTGTTAAATTATCaaggaaaaacatagaaaactattgACTATTTTGGAAAATTGAGTTTTTTCATTGAAACAACTTAAAATTTATGAAACTATAgtgtattatttatttgtttgcatTTTGACCaatctatgttctattttttataacattgtttttcatattatagtcatatgtattgatatttttatcaaattattgaaccaataaagcatttttatatagactagactgttagttttcctgtttgaatggttttacactagccatgtttggggccctttatagcttgctgttcggtatgagcatAGGCTCCATGTTAAGGAATGTACcgtgacctattatggtttacttttataaattgtgacttggatgtagagttgtctcattggcactcataccacatcttaattaaattaaattgagTGACCATTATATCATGTATGTTTCAGAATGTAAAGCAGGGTATAGAGTACTTACAGCAGATGTTAACAGGTCGTACCAATACTTCTGAATGGGAGGGTGATCAGGATGCTGTTAACTTAGTAAACATGGGTAACTTCATTATTCTTTACTTGCTATCGAGATGTCTGGAACCTTTTTAATTTAGTCTGATATCGTTGTTAACGTTTAAAACCAACTAGCAGAACAAGCCACCATAGAATCATAAGAAAGGAGAATGTTTATTTTTTGGTTACCAGATATCAGTACAAGTGATTGTCTATTTAAAACCCTGACACCTTTAACAAATTGGAAACACATGTTTGACCTCATTTTGTTTCTGTCCCCAAAAACAATAATCAAACAAggataaatgattttgaaaattctaGACAAAAACAACTCATTTTAATTCCTCTCAATATTTGAAGCATTGAAGCAGTTGGTCCACCTCTgatatttgttgtaaaaacccAGTCTTACACCTGGTGATAAACTTATCAATTGTAGGTTAAAATAACTATAGTATTTCATAACATAAGTGACAAAACTTACAGGGAATTTAAATTATGTAAAGATGGAAATGGGTCATTTGATTTTAGCCACCCTTACATACACGGCTGTACTGAGCTATAAGAAGTAACTAGGTATCAGTAATGCATtgttatttaaaagaatattttctATCTTTACAGGTATATACAGTGACACACACTTACTAAGTATGATGTATGCTGGTGAAAtgtgttattggttatgtaacAAACCAGGACAAAGCACTTCTGACTTTAATCCAAAGGTTATAGGACAAGACTTACTATCAAAATATATTGTGTGTGCAAAATTACCAGTTATGTATGGATGGTCAACAGATAAAGCTGAAGAATTTGTAAAAGTTATGTCATCATGagttgaataaatatttttaagttgactATAGATTTTAACTGTGTAACAGTTATTGATTTGGTGAAGTATGGTGGGCAGACAGGCAATCGGTGGGCAACAGTTTGGCAAGCAGTGCTAACAGTTTCTGTGCAATAACTTTTGAACTGTTCAACcaatgtttttcaaaatttagtaTGTTTATACTAAAAACAAATTGCAACTTTTATTGAGAAAATTGTCTTGTCAAAATAAAGAAGAAgttgcaaaaaataaaagttgttaATGTAGGATCTCTAtatgttttttgttctttttatacgCCCCTTTACAagatgtattatggtataccttTTTTCGTCTaactgtccatctgtctgtcgtCAACAAGTCAGACATTAActcaataaacagctgcgccatgatcGCATGATACGCCcaacgtcttgtgtggaagttttatgcaataatcataaatagtttctgaggaagttttaagcaataaccatttattgtttttgagacacagcaggacatgtgaaacccccccccccccaccctgtttttttttttacaaatatcactaaaataaaattttgaatcaaaccaaaaagtaaacagatcttta
This sequence is a window from Mytilus edulis chromosome 1, xbMytEdul2.2, whole genome shotgun sequence. Protein-coding genes within it:
- the LOC139491712 gene encoding RAB7A-interacting MON1-CCZ1 complex subunit 1-like produces the protein MTTHITERLNQIHKLCEKALISNDDNVLKQLKDKCTCSIDVCKKTPSEESLIELLKQYAQIVLDYTYVDETKLVEELFPQDTCKERIHTIFVWIDTIEELVKKCLPETSMVDCLGHELVECINWRKGALLYMLCSTINGDSNREDQINDEFYMNVKQGIEYLQQMLTGRTNTSEWEGDQDAVNLVNMGIYSDTHLLSMMYAGEMCYWLCNKPGQSTSDFNPKVIGQDLLSKYIVCAKLPVMYGWSTDKAEEFVKVMSS